The sequence below is a genomic window from Rickettsia prowazekii str. Breinl.
AGCGAGCTTTATAGTTAATTCTTCTTCGACTATAATTACGTTATTTTTTTGAATCGCTAATCCTTGATAATTATATTTAGCAAGATTTTTTATAGTATTAGGACCGATTGTTGGCATATCTAATCTATTATCTTGACCCAATTTTGGTATTTTTACTAATATACCCCCGTGAGATTTTTTACGTAAATCTGCACATCTTACTATTAAATTATCTGTCCCTTCAGCAGCCTCTATACCAAGTATATAGCCATTTTTAACTATAACAGATTGGGCTATGTCGAATAGACTTAGATGATTCAATACTTTTATTCCAAGCTCAATGTCATTTTTATCTGAATTTGTAATTGTGGTATTGGTTATAATATTTGAGTTACATTGTTGATTTTGATATATTTGGTTACTTGAAATTACTTTAAAACCGTAACTTTCAAAAAAATTTGCTACTATTTTTAATAAACTATCATCACCTCGAATTTTTTGCTCAACTATTTTAAAAAGTAATAATCTACCTATTTTATCTACAGCTAAATTTTTAAAATTTG
It includes:
- a CDS encoding LpxI family protein, which codes for MLPNLGMIAGRGSLPHLIACNYIKQGGKCYIAAIKDETNIEQIKEFEYKIFKIGMVGEAIRYFQDHNVENIIFIGGINRPNFKNLAVDKIGRLLLFKIVEQKIRGDDSLLKIVANFFESYGFKVISSNQIYQNQQCNSNIITNTTITNSDKNDIELGIKVLNHLSLFDIAQSVIVKNGYILGIEAAEGTDNLIVRCADLRKKSHGGILVKIPKLGQDNRLDMPTIGPNTIKNLAKYNYQGLAIQKNNVIIVEEELTIKLANKHKIFITKC